Proteins encoded together in one Bacillaceae bacterium S4-13-56 window:
- a CDS encoding DUF3231 family protein: MQKIIVKVILELGFSQTAHSREIRNYFQRGMKLCEKHLGEMGKKLAQAHLPTPKSYQGEVTHSTEAPFSDKLMLFHLVSIVEVAAGYYGAALSATQRKDLVLMYSKMIAEIALYAEDGINLLIKNGWLEEPPTAADRQALDEKMDN; encoded by the coding sequence ATGCAAAAAATAATAGTAAAAGTGATCCTTGAACTTGGATTCAGTCAGACTGCTCATTCTAGGGAAATTCGGAATTATTTTCAACGAGGGATGAAACTTTGTGAAAAACATCTTGGAGAAATGGGAAAAAAATTAGCCCAAGCTCATCTGCCTACACCTAAGTCATATCAGGGTGAAGTCACACACTCAACAGAGGCCCCATTTTCGGATAAATTGATGCTTTTTCATCTCGTGAGTATAGTTGAAGTAGCAGCTGGATACTATGGTGCTGCTCTTTCTGCCACGCAAAGGAAGGATTTAGTTTTAATGTATTCAAAAATGATCGCAGAAATTGCTCTATATGCAGAGGATGGGATAAATCTTCTCATTAAAAATGGTTGGTTGGAAGAGCCGCCGACAGCTGCTGATCGTCAAGCATTAGATGAAAAAATGGATAATTGA